The segment CGCCATTCGCCCACTGGCCGCCCGGCACGCGCGGATTGAAGAAGCCGCGCGAGTTGCCGGAACATTGATTGACCGCGGCAATCTCATAGCGCGGGAATTTGCGCATCAGATCGTCGAGCGTGAGGCTCAGCGTTCGCTTGACATGACCGCGAACGGCGAGCCTATACGTGGCGGGGTCGATCGACGTCGGGATGTTGGGAAGGTGCCAGCGCACGTAGAAGCGATCGTTCGGCGTGAAGACGCCGCGGTCGAAGACCTCGAAGGGCGTTTCCAGCAGCGGCGCACGCGTGCGCTGCAGAATCATCCCGGACTTTTGCGGCAGATCCGACGTGATCGGGCGGCGGCCGTTTTCGAACGGCAGATCGACGAATTCGCTTTGCGCGGCGCGTGCGAGCAACGGCGCGGCGAACGCGGCCGCGCCGAGCGCGCCCAGGCTGCCCAATAGCCTGCGCCGATGGCGCGAAACGGGATCGAAGTCGTGTTCGCTCATGAAATCCTCCTGGTCGGTTCGATTGCGATGGACAAGGCTTGTGGGTAAGGCGGTGAGCCGCGCGACGAGGCGTGGCGTTGCGAAGGCGTGCGGGCGCGGCCTGCCAGACGCGCCGCATTGAACGTGACCGATAGCGAGCTCGCGACCATCAATGCGGCGGCCGTGGCGGGCGACACGAAGCCGGCCACGGCCAGCGGGATCGCCAGCGCGTTGTAGACGGCTGCGGCGGCGAGGTTCTGATGCATGACTCGTGCGGTGCGGCGTGCGAGAAAGAGCGCCTCCTCGAGCTTCTCCACGCCGGCATCGACGAGCACGATCGAGGCGGCAGCCATCGAGGCCGGCGACGCGCTGCCCACGGCGATGCCAACATCGGCGGCAGCGAGCGCTGGCGCGTCGTTCAAACCATCGCCGACGAAGGCGACCTTGCCGTTGCCGGCGCGCTGTGCGGCTACGATCCGCGCGGCCTTTTGCTCGGGCGTGTGCGCGGCGAAGATTGCGATATCGCCGATGCCCACGGCCTCGGCAATGGCGCGGGCGACCTGTTCGCGGTCGCCGGTGAGCATCGCGATCGTGGCGCATTGCGCGCGCAGCGCCGCAAGTGCGCGCCGCGCGCCCTCGCGTGGACGGTCGGCGAAGCCGAGCATGCCGCGCCATCGACCGTCGCGCGCGACGTGGACGGCCGTGGTCGAGTCGTCCACGTCGGGCACGGCCACGCCGCTGTTGCGCAAAAAACGGGCGGTGCCGGCGAGAATGCATTGACCAGCGGCGCCGTGCCACTCGACGCCGGCACCCGGCACGGCACGCGAGCTGCCCGCCGGGGCATCCACCGCTGCGGCGAGCCTCGTTGGCGGGACGAGCGCGCGGATGGCCGCGGCGATCGGGTGTTCGCTGCCGCGCTCGGCGAGCGCCGCCTCTTCTACGAGATCGCTGTCGCGCACGCCCGCGGCTGGCGATAGGCGAACGAGGTGGGGCTTGCCTTCGGTCAAGGTCCCGGTCTTGTCGAGAAAGAATATCGACAGACGACCCGCTTTTTCGATCGCCTCGACGTCGCGAAAGAGGATGCCTGCCCGGGCGGCCCGGCCCACGCCGGCGCCGAGCGCGAGCGGTACGGCCATTCCGAGCGCGCAAGGGCAGGTGATGACCAGCACCGCGACGGCGCGTTCGAGCGCGTCGGGCCCACTCATGCCCGACAACGCGCCGACGCAGAAGACGAGCAGCGCGATGAGCGCAATGCCGGGCACGAGGCGGCGCGTAAAGCGCTCGGCGATGGCTTGCGAAGCGGTCTTTCGAGCGAGCATGGTGCGTACGCTGCGCGCGATTGCATCGACGCGCCGTTCTCCCCATTCGTGGTTCACGCGCACGAGTAATTCGCCCTCCGCGTTGAGCGTGCCCGCTTCGACGAAAGAGCCGGGGCCTACGCTGTCGAATTCGCTTTCGCCTGTGAGGAGAGACCGGTCGAGCGACGATCGGCCTTCGGTCACGATGCCGTCGAGCGGGAGACGCTCGCCCGGCAGTACGCGGATGATGCTGCCGCGGCTCACGCGCTTGGCGAGCATGACCGCTTGCGAGCCGTCCGTTCCGAGTACGCGGGCCGTCTGCGCCGGCAGCTCGAGCAGCGTCCGCACGGCATCGGCGGTGCCGCTGCGCACCCGCGTTTCGAGCCACCGGCCGGCGAGCAGGAACGTGACGATCATGGCGGCGGAATCGAAATAGACGGTCGATTCGCCGCGCGCGAGCTGCACGATCGACAACAGACACGAGGCGCTCGCACCCATCGCGACAAGGCAGTCCATGCCCGGCACGCGAGCGCGCAGCGTGCGCCACGCGGCACGAAAAAATGGCTGTGCGCAATAGGCGACCACGGGAAGCGTGGCCACGCCGGCCAGCACGGCGAGCCAGTAACGGACGGGCCCTGGCACCGTGGCGGTCGAGGTGAAATAGAGCGTGGTTTGCGCCGTCATCACCCACATCGAACAGAACGCGGCCACCGCGAGTCGGATGGCCAGATCCTGGAGCAGCGCGGCGGTATGCGCGCGACGCTCAGGCGCGTCGGACTCTGGCTCGCACACGTAGCCAAGCTTGGCTGCGGCTTCGAGCAGGCGTTCGAGCGACGTTCGGCGCGGGTCCCACTCGAGCGTTGCGGATTCCGACGCAAAGCTCACGCGGGCATCGATGGTGCCGGGCTGCCGCTGCAATACGCGCTCAAGCGCATTGGCGCAGCTCGTGCACCACATGCCGCGCACATCGAGCGTTGCGCTGTCGGGCGAAGCGGGTGTCATGCGCGGGCTTTCCTCACGGATGCTTGAGTTCGTCTTCGCCTGCCCATGGCGTCGTGCGATTGCCGATCGTCGCGCGTTCCGCCTTGACGAGATCCGCCGCGAGCGCGGGTGATTTATTGCCGAAGCTCGATCGGACGTGTGAGGCGACGGCGGCGATCTGCGCATCGTCGAGCGTGGTGCCGAACGCCGGCATCGTTCCGTTGAAAGTGGCGCCGGCCACGGTGATCTTGCCCGTCACGCCGAGCAGCAGAATGCGCGCGACGATCTTGGGATCGCCGTTGACCCACTCGGAGCCCGCAAGCGGCGGGAACACGCCGGGCAGGCCCGCACCGCTCGCCTGATGGCACGAGGCGCAGCGGCTCGCAAAGATCTGGGCGCCGTCGGGCGCGGCTACGGTCGCAGCCGAAGGGCTCGCGTTGGCCGCGGCGGCCGCGGGTTGCTCGCCAGGTCCGAGCGCCGGATTCAACAGAAAGTAGCTCACGCCCCAGACCAGCAGCCCGGCGGCCACGAGCCCCAGCAGCCACGGTACGGGATTGGCGCGCTCGAAGGGCTCCGCATGCTCGCGGGCCCGCACGGCGTTGACTTCGGCTTTGTCGTGTTTGCTCATTTCATTGCTCCCGACGAATCGGCAGGGGCCGGATAAGTGTGGTTAAGGGCGCTCAGGTATGTGACGAGGTCCAGCGCGTCCTGCGATGCGACCACCTGCTTGCCGTTGGC is part of the Trinickia caryophylli genome and harbors:
- a CDS encoding heavy metal translocating P-type ATPase; amino-acid sequence: MTPASPDSATLDVRGMWCTSCANALERVLQRQPGTIDARVSFASESATLEWDPRRTSLERLLEAAAKLGYVCEPESDAPERRAHTAALLQDLAIRLAVAAFCSMWVMTAQTTLYFTSTATVPGPVRYWLAVLAGVATLPVVAYCAQPFFRAAWRTLRARVPGMDCLVAMGASASCLLSIVQLARGESTVYFDSAAMIVTFLLAGRWLETRVRSGTADAVRTLLELPAQTARVLGTDGSQAVMLAKRVSRGSIIRVLPGERLPLDGIVTEGRSSLDRSLLTGESEFDSVGPGSFVEAGTLNAEGELLVRVNHEWGERRVDAIARSVRTMLARKTASQAIAERFTRRLVPGIALIALLVFCVGALSGMSGPDALERAVAVLVITCPCALGMAVPLALGAGVGRAARAGILFRDVEAIEKAGRLSIFFLDKTGTLTEGKPHLVRLSPAAGVRDSDLVEEAALAERGSEHPIAAAIRALVPPTRLAAAVDAPAGSSRAVPGAGVEWHGAAGQCILAGTARFLRNSGVAVPDVDDSTTAVHVARDGRWRGMLGFADRPREGARRALAALRAQCATIAMLTGDREQVARAIAEAVGIGDIAIFAAHTPEQKAARIVAAQRAGNGKVAFVGDGLNDAPALAAADVGIAVGSASPASMAAASIVLVDAGVEKLEEALFLARRTARVMHQNLAAAAVYNALAIPLAVAGFVSPATAAALMVASSLSVTFNAARLAGRARTPSQRHASSRGSPPYPQALSIAIEPTRRIS
- a CDS encoding c-type cytochrome encodes the protein MSKHDKAEVNAVRAREHAEPFERANPVPWLLGLVAAGLLVWGVSYFLLNPALGPGEQPAAAAANASPSAATVAAPDGAQIFASRCASCHQASGAGLPGVFPPLAGSEWVNGDPKIVARILLLGVTGKITVAGATFNGTMPAFGTTLDDAQIAAVASHVRSSFGNKSPALAADLVKAERATIGNRTTPWAGEDELKHP